The sequence CAAGTTCTGTGCCCTTTCCACTTTACCATGTGGTCCCAGATGTAAAAATATCAGCTGCTGCTGTGGCTCATTCAAAGCAAGATTGTGCCAGTTACAATGCAGCAGTCTGCTATGATCTGCCCATGGCATCATGAGAATGCATGTTATCATAGTGCTGGTGTGTCAGTTTGCTGATTAAACAGTGTCATGTGTATGTTAAGGTCCATTCCTCCtgtgaaaatagataaatagaccGGCACAAAGGGTGAGCAGATCGTAACCAGAGCTTTGCACTTCTGCCCTACTGTGTTATAATGGCTCTTGGCAACGTGGTAGGGAAAAAATTCACGACTTAAAagattgtttgaaaatatttttatggatttttgtTAATGAATTTTTGAAAGTTCAATACTTGAAAAAAACACAGTTTTTACATTTGATgagttaaaaaatttaataagaatGGCAATAGTTTTATAAGAATGGTAGGATTATGATGTTTCATTGCTTTTCCTAAATTTCTGCAGTGGTGCCAAAATGACTTAtataaggaataaaaaaacaatgtaagTATGTATGCATACTTCTCATAGTAAAGttgtatacatataaaattagATGTAAGATGATATATACCTTCTGTCAGATTAGTTGAGGAAGGTAATTGTACTCTAAGCTGTATATTACTAAACTGTTGGCATACCAGCTAAACTACTATTGATTGAAGGGTACTGTGTGCTAGACCTAATATTGGCATAGCTTTTTATAGTCTTCAAAAAGCTCTTGCTCGTTATCCGTTAATGTTGAAATTTATGAATTACCAATATTGGGCTGTTTTTTAACCTATGAGAGTAGCAAATCCATATTGGTTCaatgtaaaaattatataatgGAAGCAGTGTGGCATAGTGGAAATGGACTAGCAGTCAGACCTCTATTGTGGTTCCAGCTCCAGTAACCTTTATCAAGTTACCTCTAGGTTTGATTTTCATATTCATGAAATAAGCATAATAATACTTGTCCTGTCTAATGTTATCTCACACTGGTGAAGTGACTTGGCTGTAGATTTCTTTCCaagggtgggaggtgggacaCCTAGGTCTTCTGACTCCATGTCCATTGATCTTTAACTGCAGCATGCTGAAATACGGCTTGGTAGATGGGGAAAGAAGGGATCTGTGGGATAGAAGTGAACAAAACTTAATGGATACATGGAAGGGAAGAAGTGCATTTAGAATTGGAGAGCAGGGAGAACAAGTAGAAGGACAGGAGAGGTAGGAAGCTTTGGCCAGATAGAAGCTTGATGTCTGAATTCCAAGAAGGGGAGAAATAGATACTGGAATCAAGATAGAAAatactgtatgtttgtttcttaGCAATATTCTGTCTTTTCTTGCCTTGTAGGGGATTTATGGGGCCCTTTGATTCTTTGTGTGACACTCGCATTGTAAGTACTTgccatttcctttctttgtcctttGAGGTAGACTAGACTTTATTGTGAAGTTTCAAAAACCTAGGGAAATTTTGGCAGAATATTTCATTTAGGACTTCTATGACACATTGTCCTCCTTATGTATTTAAGCATAAAAGGTCAGGtaccctctaccataagttttacccttgggaagacggttgctgcaaaggagaggctaggcctccctgtatttgtgcctaagagtctcctcctgaatgcctctttgttgctcagatgtggccctctctctctggctaagccaacttgaaaggtgaaatcactgccctcccccctacgtgggatcagacacccagggaagtgaatctccctggcaacgtggaatatgactcccggggaggaatgtagacccggcatcgtgggatggagaacatcttcttgaccaaaagggggatgtgaaaggaaatgaaataagcttcagtggcagagagattccaaaacgagccgagagatcactctggtgggcactcttacgcacactttagacaaccttttttaggttctaaagaattggggtagctggtggtggatacctgaaactattaaactacaacccagaacccatgaatctcgaagacagttgtataaaaatgtagcttatgaggggtgacagtgggattgggaatgccataaggaccaaactccactttgtctagtttatggatggatgtgtagaaaagtaggggaagcaaacaaacagacaaaggtacccagtgttcttttttacttcaattgctctttttcactctaattattattcttgttatttttgtgtgtgtgctaatgaaggtgtcagggattgatttaggtgatgaatgtacaactatgtaatggtactgtaaacaatcgaaagtacaatttgttttgtatgactgcgtggtatgtgaatatatctcaataaaatgatgattaaaaaaaaaaaaaaaaaaggtcaggtACCTTTTTTAGATCAATTCAAAGGATGATGgaattaaagatatgaaaagtAGGCCACCTTTGCTTACCAGTGACTTCTTAGCTTGTTTTGGCCATTTCTATTCAGCAAACAGTTACTAACTCTCATCCACCTTGCCGTAATTTAGCTGTATTAAAATTTATAGGTTTAAGCACCATTTGCCTGCAAACATAACTCTTCAAATCTTAATAAAACTGTGAATGAGAATGAGAAATTAGAAACAGTAGAGTTAAAAACAAGATTCTGTTTCAAAGTGTTATGCTTTCCATATGCATAGGACAAGGAAGAggacaaaagaaggaaagcaaGGTTCCTTTGGAGTGGGGAACATAACCACTGGtagaatgggaaaaattcagtTCTGGGTTCTCATTCTTGACTGCTATCAGCtgtctgtgtgactttgggcaagtaatCAAAATTTGTATAATGATTTTTCTCAATTtacaaaaaactttaaaaatattttctcttctttgatcCTCATAACAAGAAGTTGACATTATCCTTTTTTGACCAACAGACTCAGATTCAAAGAGTTTGAGGACTAAACCAAGATTACATAATCACTGGTATACCTGGCATTCAATCTGAGTTTCCCGACTGCCCATTCTAGGCCTCTTATTATTACATATCCCTTCCCACCTAAATCCTCTGGTTGACCTCTTCCATGTCCCTAAAAGGAAATGGTTGAGGGTCCTTTCCAGATCTAACCTTTTCATGATTCTAAATTCAACAAGTTTCTTACTGGCTTCTGTTActaatttttaagtttaaattgaGTAATTTAGGTAATAATGTAGACTGTTataatttatgtctttaataaccATATCCAAGGAAAATACCTCAATGTTTTGATAGAAGGGTTTATATTAGAAGCTCTGAGCATATAATTCTTTAGTTCTGAAAGATTAACTGTAGAGATTATATAGTTTAACTCCACTTACATGCAGAGAAGGAAACTGGCATCCCAAGAAACTGCATCTTCTGACCCCTAGACCTGTTAATGTTCTTTCCATACTACCATGCTGAGCAATAGGAATTCCAGATAATGAGCCATGAGTTCTGGCATTCTTTGGATCTGATTGTCAGGACTTGAAATGGAGTATACACAACTATCGAACACAAAAGCCTGCACATACTGGTAGACAGCAGACTTACTGTGTGACTTCGGTATGCTACATAATGAGAAGAGGTTGTGAGCTTGATGTTAATGAttattttcctggaaaaaaaataacattgagTCCATGTATTCTAAGTCCAAAATTCAAAACAGTTTACATCTGTAATATTCTTAGACAGAGAGAGGATATTTAAGTGACTCTTCACATACCCAATTTCAAAGCAGACTTTCTGGGTAGTAACCTGTatgttttgatttaaaataacaacaatggGTTTATAgactgtttccatttttaaatttcagaactaAAACCTTAACCTAAGGTTTACAAATTCAATTATGTCTAAAGGCCAGATAAGTAACCTAAATCATGAAGTAGGCTGGACAGTGAACTGGTGATTGTAAGCCCCTTGTGAAGGGAACTGCTGCTGTTTCAGCTGCACCTGATTATTACCATGTAGGAATGCAGGCTGAGTATTAGCAAATCATCTGATTCTATAAGAAAAGTGAGAGATACAGAACAGATTCTTATGTGAAAcctctaaattttaaaatgtcaacttgaATTGAAAAATATCAGAAGTACTATATGAACCCAAAGCCTCACGTCTCTGAGCCACGTTTGACCCTTCAGTTTATAACCGCTGcttaaacaaaccaaaaaagggTCTTCAGTATTCCAGTAAGGTCTAATGGAGCACTCCTTTTAGCCCAGGGGCATTTGGAATTTGAAGTAAGGGATCCTTGGCAAATACTTATGGCAGTTTCCTCTCAGCAGCACCTACATATATTATAGATCTTCAGGTGAGAAATAGAGCATAACTCAAAATTTGAGGACCCATGCCTTAAGTTTGTTGCTCTGAGTAATAAATTAGGCAATTCTTATGCTATTTCTCTGTCTCAGAATGCTTCAAAGAGGCTTTGCTGATAACGAAAAAGATGGAGGGCCCCACTTTGCTGAAGTGTTTGTAATTGTCTGGTTTGGTGCAGTTACAATCACCCTCAACTCAAAGCTTCTAGGAGGAAACATGTGAGTATCATTAAACTGTACCTTCTTTCTCTTGCCAAGTAATATCTTAGCTTTTTGGGAAGCCAGGCTAGAGGTCTCCAGGAATTAGAGTAGATCATCTGGTATCCTAGATGGTTGACTCTTAAGGGGGATTAGGATGGATGGAGGAAGAGTATTGGGAGAGAAAATTAGGGCATGTGCTTAATAGAGAGGAATATCCTTATGAAATTAATGTTACATCATAGGCATTATGTATCTGGAGGGAGGTAGCAATTGATACATAGAAATCTGTGTAATAAGCTGTATCATGATAGAGATTAGCTGTTGTTTATGACCTTTATGAATGCATGTTGTTTTCAGATCTTTTTTTCAGAGCCTCTGTGTGCTGGGTTACTGTATACTTCCTTTGACAGTAGCAATGCTTGTTTGCCGGCTGGTACTTTTGGCTGAGCCAGGACAAATAAACTTCATGGTCCGGCTTTTTGTGGTGACCGTGATGTTTGCCTGGTCTATCATAGGTAAGAATGTACTTATCTCTGCAATACCAGAGCCAACAAAAACATGGGTTGGAGATGAAGATGAGATGAGGAACACTGTAATTCCTAAGTCACATGTGAGCAGTAAGACTCCTGCCATTGTCATTGCTGAGGAGGTGGTATCCATGTTATTTGAGTTGGGTATCTGGCCTTTCAAGTTATGAAAAGTAACATGCCCCTCCCCCCCTTTAATAATAGACACTGTTAGGAAAGATTATACTAGACTTAGCTCAGTCCTGGTATAGAGGAGACATAGGCATTTTGTGAAATGACTTGAGCCTTTTCCTGgcaaactaataataataaaaataatagctaacatatgATTGCTTATTATAGGATAGACactcttctaagtgcttttataTGTATTCTCTTATTTAACCCTCACAGCAACCCTAATAGATAAATGCTATTACTAgtcccattttgcagaggaggaacacagagaggttaaataacttgccctaGGACACATATCTAGTGAGTAGGAGAGTCAATTTTCAAACTCAAGCTCATCACACACCTTTAAGAACTATACTATACTACCTTCCAGCATAGGTTGTAATTATTATGTAGTACTTCTCTGCTTCAGTAGAAAATTCTGCAAAAGAGTAGGAAGAGCCTGTAGCAGTGGCAGTGATTGTTGTTTGTATGGTTAAGAACTAGATGCTCattgtttttatattctgaaaattCTCTTTTAACATTCAAAGCCATCTTAAACCAGAAGTGTTTGCTATTCCTGATTTAATGGGATAAACAGATTgcctaatattttaaagtatatctgGAACACAATTGAAAGCCAAAAAGTAATCCAGAAAATGTTTGAGAGAGCCAGAGTTAATGTTCCGAAGACTGTGTAATAAGCTTCGGTTATACCTGTAGGAGAGCCCCCTTGTTCTGTCATTTAGAGCCTGATAATTCACCATACATGTAGTTCTAACTAGATTCATCTAACTGGGCCTACACTGGAACAGAAAGCAGCATGTTAGAAGTAGGGATGAAGGCTGCTGTAAGTACTCATTCTTTaactcagcaagtatttattaaaaacaaactgtTTTAAACACATGGTCTCTGTTCTCAGAGTTCACAGTAGAGTGGGGCAGCCAGCTATGTAAGAACTCAAAAGCAATAAAGTTCCAGATAGGAGATAGAAGTCTGTGCAGGGTATAGCGGGGACACAGGAGTCAGGAGTGGGTCTGTTCTACCTGGAGTGGTGAGATACCATGTTGTTGTTCAGGAAAGATTTCCTAGAAGGGTGATCCTTAATGAGTGTAAAGATGAGTAGGTTTTTCTTGCATTGGCAAGAGGGTTGGCCTTTAAAAGAGCTGATGGCTTAATAATAGGAACATTTACTTAAAAAAGCACTGCACTGCAGCATGAGGCTGGTTACCATAGGGGCAAATAACCTTATGCATCTTTGTAAGCCCATCCAGCACAGGTCAATACTTTTCAGAAAAGGTTTAAAATATAGTCTGCATATAACTTAAATTAGGGAAGAATAAAACCTCTTGTAGAAGGGTGTCCATCCAAATGGTTGAAAATGTTTAAAGCTTTGTTACTGGAAACAAGAAGCCCTTGACTGCCTGGAAAACTGTGCTGCAGAATATCTTTTTCTTGGAGCATTATAAATATGACCAAACTTGTGCTGTAATTCCATGTGCCAGACTATGCCAAGCACAGTCAAGTTTAATGTTAGTTGTGGCAATGTTATATTAattattccttttgttttgtattgtttagCTTCTACAGCTTTTCTTGCTGATAGCCAACCTCCAAACTGTAAGGCCCTGGCTGTTTATCCTGTGTTCTTGTTCTATTTTGTCATCAGTTGGATGATTCTCACCTTTACTCCTCAGTAAACCAGGAGTTAAACCATGAATTGACAGCTCATCTGAATGTTGCAGTTCACCATAGAGTTTTGCCTCTGGTCCTTTTTTGTCTAATTTTGGCAGTATTTGGTAACTGGGTAAGTGAGGAGATTAAAAGGGAGCCATATAGCACCTTCGTCACTTCTGTAAGGAATCCACATTTGAAAGGCTGCCCTTTTCCTCAccatgttatttatttaaaattcatgtgCACAGTGCACAAGTAAGATGCCTTCTTGGGGCATGATGGAGTCATTGTGGTCCATTTTAGTGACAATGAAtaactgggaaagcacatgggtACATCCTGCAAGTTGAATAGTTTTGGTGACTGTATTTCCAGTTTTGAAAATATCATTTCAGGTGTAGCTCTTAAATACATTGCCTTATGACTATTAGAAGATGCCTCTCTTTTCATAAACGAGAATGGATAGGCTGtattcatttccatttatttctcttttcagacTTAAAAAGACAATGGCAGAAGTCAGGAGGAAGGTTCATAGATGTGGGGGAGGAAAGCATGCATAACCTAAATTCACATTTTGATCAGAGAAAATTCTGTACTTGTTGctctttaaaaaagagagagagcaaaagatATCTAAAGAATAAGTCTCTCTGGTCTTTTTGAATAGATGCCATTTTGCCATGCTTAACAGTACCTGATTGGCACTGGAGTTTTTTATCTTGCTCCCCAGCTCTGAATATGTAGGCTAAGATGTTAGCAGtccatttgtaattttcttttgactGAAGCTCTCAGTGGGCTAATGTTTGAACTTAATCAAGTAAAAGACCTCAAATTTTTAGATTGGTGGGTCTGTATAATGCCTATTACTGCATGGGTACCTTTTCTTAGGGGTGGAGTGAGGCAGTTTGGTTACTTTTCTTAAGGGTGGAGTGAGGCAGTTTGGTTACAGTGTAGGTATTAGGAACCCTTCTTAATTCTGTGTAGTCTGGCCTCTAATTGGAATGTAAAGCTAAATCAGAAGACTGCATTTAACCATGGGAACATGGAGGGATTTTGTGTCCTGATGGCTGATTGACTGAACAGCTAAATGCTTAAAGCATTTTGTAGGATAAGCTGGGTTTCAGCTGCCACTTTTGCATAGTGGGATTGGCAGTTTTCATTAGATGAGTGTTTTTTTCAGGATGCAGAATAACAATTTATTTCCTTGgttttagactttatttttaaagctgatTAGCTGTCCTTTAGATAAGTACTTTTTGCACGTGTG is a genomic window of Choloepus didactylus isolate mChoDid1 chromosome X, mChoDid1.pri, whole genome shotgun sequence containing:
- the YIPF6 gene encoding protein YIPF6, producing the protein MLFLCLRMLQRGFADNEKDGGPHFAEVFVIVWFGAVTITLNSKLLGGNISFFQSLCVLGYCILPLTVAMLVCRLVLLAEPGQINFMVRLFVVTVMFAWSIIASTAFLADSQPPNCKALAVYPVFLFYFVISWMILTFTPQ